Proteins encoded by one window of Chondromyces crocatus:
- a CDS encoding S1 RNA-binding domain-containing protein, whose amino-acid sequence MRGASLPDDIGNRRPGGPAPSGDGEGASKKKRRRRRKGPGEGAQAGENAAAPEGSEEAEGGEGDDAEQAGGEQGGGEGQKRRPRGAPQPPRERPAFSIGEEVFGRVSRVTEHAVWIDIAGKATGLFDRRELMDDDPPAEGDQFIATVASTGMRGGMLVLSRATASLDETRTRIEAASKSNEPVSGFVTGVVKGGLEVDLGALRAFAPASHVDLHHGADLNYLVGQRLDFMVTQYAKKGRDIVVSRRHVLEEEQRKARTEALSAVEPGSVHKGIVRKVVAWGVFVALPDAGNVEGLVHLSEASHDRGAKLNDLFKPGSEVEVKVLRVDEKGKLWLSRKAITVDPWEAAREKYAPGTRHKGRVARLQPFGAFIELEPGIDGLIHTADLTMKPIQHPSEVVKVGEEIEVTVSNCDVAGRRIGLHPALGEGEEQETRQRVQQGRMVKVAVMQVTDGGLIVRVLGVTGRAARGFIPAGHTGTQRGTDLRKEFPIDTQLEAKVIEVDPRRGEAKLSIRALKEDAERHAYQQYRAGVAREAKFGTFADLMKQKNS is encoded by the coding sequence GTGAGGGGGGCGTCGCTTCCCGATGACATCGGAAACCGGAGGCCTGGTGGTCCCGCTCCGTCGGGTGATGGAGAGGGCGCGAGCAAGAAGAAGCGTCGGCGTCGGCGCAAGGGCCCGGGCGAGGGAGCCCAGGCCGGTGAGAACGCCGCCGCGCCCGAGGGGAGTGAAGAGGCCGAGGGAGGCGAGGGCGACGACGCCGAGCAGGCCGGTGGAGAGCAGGGAGGCGGAGAGGGGCAGAAGCGTCGCCCCCGAGGAGCGCCCCAGCCGCCCCGTGAGCGACCGGCGTTCAGCATCGGTGAAGAGGTGTTCGGCCGCGTGAGCCGTGTGACGGAGCACGCGGTCTGGATCGACATCGCCGGGAAAGCGACCGGCTTGTTCGATCGACGCGAGCTGATGGATGACGACCCTCCGGCCGAAGGGGATCAGTTCATCGCCACGGTCGCCAGTACGGGGATGCGCGGTGGGATGCTGGTGCTCTCCCGAGCGACGGCGAGCCTGGACGAGACGCGCACCCGGATCGAGGCCGCGTCGAAGAGCAACGAGCCCGTGTCCGGGTTCGTCACTGGTGTCGTGAAGGGAGGCCTCGAGGTCGACCTGGGGGCACTGCGGGCGTTTGCTCCGGCCTCTCATGTGGACCTCCACCACGGGGCCGACCTGAACTACCTGGTGGGTCAGCGCCTCGATTTCATGGTGACCCAGTACGCCAAGAAGGGGCGCGACATCGTCGTCTCCCGGCGACACGTCCTCGAGGAGGAGCAGCGGAAGGCGCGCACCGAGGCGCTCAGCGCGGTCGAGCCTGGCTCGGTCCACAAGGGGATCGTACGCAAGGTCGTGGCGTGGGGCGTGTTCGTGGCGCTGCCCGACGCGGGGAACGTGGAGGGCCTGGTGCACCTCAGCGAGGCCAGCCATGACCGCGGAGCCAAGCTGAACGATCTGTTCAAGCCGGGCAGCGAGGTCGAGGTCAAGGTCCTGCGCGTGGACGAGAAGGGGAAGCTGTGGCTGAGCCGCAAGGCCATCACCGTCGACCCCTGGGAAGCGGCGCGAGAGAAGTACGCTCCAGGGACGCGCCACAAGGGCCGCGTGGCGCGTCTGCAGCCGTTCGGAGCCTTCATCGAGCTCGAGCCGGGGATCGATGGGCTGATCCACACCGCCGATCTCACGATGAAGCCGATCCAGCACCCGAGCGAGGTGGTGAAGGTCGGCGAGGAGATCGAGGTGACGGTCTCGAACTGCGATGTCGCCGGTCGTCGGATCGGGCTGCACCCCGCACTCGGCGAAGGCGAAGAGCAGGAGACGAGGCAGCGCGTCCAGCAGGGCCGCATGGTCAAGGTCGCCGTCATGCAGGTGACGGACGGTGGACTCATCGTTCGCGTGCTCGGCGTCACGGGTCGCGCGGCGCGTGGGTTCATCCCCGCCGGCCACACCGGGACCCAGCGCGGCACGGATCTGCGCAAGGAGTTCCCGATCGACACCCAGCTGGAAGCGAAGGTGATCGAGGTGGACCCGCGCCGAGGTGAGGCGAAGCTGTCGATCCGCGCGCTCAAGGAAGACGCAGAGCGGCACGCTTACCAGCAGTACCGCGCTGGCGTCGCCCGCGAGGCGAAGTTCGGGACGTTCGCCGACCTGATGAAGCAGAAGAACAGCTGA
- a CDS encoding diacylglycerol/lipid kinase family protein, with protein MRIDVIVNTTARKLRTNPALLRRMATSCGRHATLHPTRTSAQLGAVCQSIADRGTDLIVFSGGDGSYMAGITALTRTLGDDALPPIALLPGGTVSTVARNWGMTGDPAELLERLLDQVRRGTAPLDFEPRPTLRVHATTTEGVEARTGFIFGTGLVAKFFDLYYAGGAEGYTTAARITARVLLESFFDGAYARQVLDPLPCRIEVDGRPLAPASWSLVVASVVPDLGLNMRVTYRAGEDPQRLHCVASPLPSRQLSPRITRVLSGRSIGGDGHFDDLAHRLAIQAEGGFPYILDGDRLQARRVEVTAGPLLRLVSSSSMRDSARDGPGMTQK; from the coding sequence ATGCGCATCGACGTCATCGTCAACACGACGGCCCGGAAGCTCCGGACGAACCCCGCCCTCCTCCGACGCATGGCCACCTCGTGCGGCCGCCATGCCACGCTGCACCCCACACGGACTTCGGCCCAGCTCGGCGCGGTCTGTCAGTCGATCGCCGACCGCGGCACCGATCTGATCGTCTTTTCCGGTGGGGATGGCAGCTACATGGCTGGCATCACGGCCTTGACCCGGACCCTCGGCGACGACGCCCTGCCGCCCATCGCGCTGCTCCCTGGCGGCACCGTCTCCACGGTGGCCCGCAACTGGGGGATGACCGGTGATCCTGCCGAACTCCTGGAGAGGCTCCTCGACCAGGTCAGACGCGGCACCGCGCCCCTGGACTTCGAGCCGCGCCCGACCTTGCGCGTCCACGCGACCACCACCGAGGGGGTCGAGGCGAGGACCGGCTTCATCTTCGGGACGGGCCTCGTCGCCAAGTTCTTCGACCTCTATTACGCCGGCGGCGCCGAGGGCTACACCACCGCGGCCCGGATCACGGCGCGCGTCCTCCTCGAGTCCTTCTTCGATGGCGCCTATGCGCGTCAGGTCCTCGATCCGCTCCCGTGCCGGATCGAGGTCGACGGACGCCCGCTGGCCCCGGCCTCCTGGTCCCTCGTCGTCGCCTCCGTGGTCCCCGACCTGGGACTGAACATGCGCGTCACCTACCGCGCGGGCGAAGATCCCCAGCGCCTGCACTGCGTCGCCAGCCCTCTCCCGTCCCGACAACTGAGCCCGCGCATCACCCGCGTGCTCTCGGGCCGCTCCATCGGCGGCGACGGACATTTCGACGACCTGGCCCACCGGCTCGCGATCCAGGCCGAAGGTGGCTTCCCCTACATCCTCGACGGCGACCGCCTCCAGGCCCGACGGGTGGAGGTCACCGCGGGCCCCCTTCTCCGTCTCGTGTCCTCCTCCTCCATGAGGGACAGCGCGAGGGACGGGCCTGGCATGACCCAAAAATGA
- a CDS encoding peroxiredoxin family protein, with protein MTHFTRRGLLLTAIAVSLSLSACSGAAGGGAGRPASTGGAGEAPDFSLPTLDGKTARLSDYQGKVVLIDFWSTTCDPCIAAMPHLVELYQKNKDRGFVVLSIALDGPESRSQVSNVVHQRGMVFPVLLDEETTVTARYNPKRELPFTVLVDRSGSILRKRGGYQPGDEAALEAEIEKALGSP; from the coding sequence ATGACGCATTTCACGCGCCGCGGTCTTCTGCTCACCGCCATCGCCGTGAGCCTCTCCCTCAGCGCCTGCTCGGGTGCAGCCGGCGGAGGTGCTGGTCGACCCGCTTCCACGGGTGGCGCGGGCGAGGCCCCTGATTTCTCGCTGCCCACCCTCGATGGCAAGACGGCGCGCCTGTCGGACTACCAGGGCAAGGTCGTCCTGATCGATTTCTGGTCGACCACCTGCGACCCGTGCATCGCGGCGATGCCGCACCTCGTCGAGCTGTACCAGAAGAACAAGGATCGGGGCTTCGTCGTCCTGTCCATCGCCCTCGACGGCCCCGAGTCGCGCTCGCAGGTCAGCAACGTCGTTCATCAGCGAGGCATGGTCTTCCCCGTCCTGCTCGACGAAGAGACCACGGTCACGGCCCGCTACAACCCCAAGCGCGAGCTTCCGTTCACCGTCCTCGTCGACCGCTCCGGCTCGATCCTGAGAAAGCGCGGCGGCTACCAGCCCGGCGACGAGGCAGCGCTGGAAGCCGAAATCGAGAAGGCGCTGGGCAGCCCCTGA
- a CDS encoding TlpA family protein disulfide reductase, whose translation MQKDELVRWAGVGAVGLSLLSGCVSEELAPPFPNGSGQDAIDVAAYPESPYGIRVGSTIANYKFVGYANASEVNDALQEIRLSDFYNPTGEDVYSDEGRDVQYGAGKAKPKALLIVVSSVWCGPCNYEAEKVLPDEYKRFAPHGEFLLQLADGGTPGDPAKQRDLYNWTRKYKVDYPSAIDPSYKLGSLFNADAYPANMIVDTRDMSIVQVVSGSPSSGFWNTFQRVVDGTL comes from the coding sequence ATGCAGAAAGACGAGCTGGTACGTTGGGCCGGAGTTGGCGCGGTCGGGCTCTCGCTCCTCAGCGGCTGCGTCAGCGAGGAGCTGGCTCCTCCATTCCCTAATGGTAGCGGGCAGGACGCGATCGACGTCGCCGCCTATCCCGAGAGTCCTTATGGAATCCGGGTCGGCTCCACGATCGCGAACTACAAGTTCGTCGGCTACGCCAATGCATCGGAGGTGAACGATGCGTTGCAGGAAATCCGTCTCTCCGACTTCTACAATCCCACCGGCGAAGACGTGTATTCGGACGAGGGCCGGGACGTTCAGTACGGCGCCGGAAAGGCGAAGCCGAAGGCCCTGCTGATTGTCGTCTCCTCCGTCTGGTGCGGCCCCTGTAACTACGAGGCGGAGAAGGTCTTGCCGGACGAGTACAAGCGCTTCGCGCCCCACGGCGAGTTCCTGCTCCAGCTCGCGGACGGCGGGACGCCAGGCGACCCCGCAAAACAGCGGGACCTCTACAACTGGACGCGCAAGTACAAGGTCGATTACCCCTCGGCGATCGATCCCTCGTACAAGCTGGGCTCCTTGTTCAACGCGGACGCTTACCCGGCGAACATGATCGTCGACACGAGGGACATGTCGATCGTCCAGGTGGTCTCGGGCTCCCCCAGCTCGGGCTTCTGGAACACCTTCCAGCGTGTGGTCGACGGCACGCTATGA
- a CDS encoding Mrp/NBP35 family ATP-binding protein: protein MAITFDAAVAALRKVVAPDMERPLTEIDRVHDLEIVGDDVSLEVVATSPFKAQLGAAVEQALRGAGAREVKITWDLQIPSRDIQEDDPSPGVKNIVLVMSGKGGVGKSTVAANLTLALNRAGAKVGLLDADMYGPSVPTMFGVMGRPTSADGQRFLPLERFGVKLMSIGFLIEDARSAVVWRGPMLQNALLQFMRDVDWGQLDYLILDLPPGTGDIALTISQKLRTTGAVIVTTPQEVALQDVYKSVSMAQKVGIPLLGVVENESYFICDGCTKRHELFGSGGGQRIAEFAAAPLIGQIPIVPAIREWGDAGTPIVQAAPDSEAAKAFLSVAERLADRASAQGLSSEGGPRIDRSGGVNRHLPIMR, encoded by the coding sequence ATGGCCATCACGTTCGATGCAGCCGTCGCTGCGCTTCGCAAGGTCGTTGCGCCCGACATGGAGCGACCGCTCACCGAGATCGATCGGGTTCACGATCTGGAGATCGTGGGGGACGACGTCTCGCTGGAGGTCGTGGCCACCAGCCCCTTCAAGGCGCAACTCGGGGCCGCCGTCGAGCAGGCGCTTCGAGGCGCGGGCGCCAGAGAGGTGAAGATCACCTGGGATCTGCAGATCCCATCGAGGGACATCCAGGAGGACGATCCCAGCCCGGGCGTGAAGAACATCGTCCTCGTGATGAGCGGTAAGGGGGGCGTCGGGAAGAGCACGGTCGCCGCGAACCTGACGCTCGCGCTGAACCGTGCCGGGGCGAAGGTGGGCCTCCTCGACGCCGACATGTACGGGCCCAGCGTCCCGACCATGTTCGGCGTCATGGGGCGCCCCACGTCGGCGGATGGTCAGAGGTTTCTGCCGCTCGAGCGGTTCGGGGTGAAGCTGATGTCGATCGGCTTCCTGATCGAGGACGCGCGCTCCGCCGTCGTGTGGCGTGGGCCGATGCTCCAGAATGCGTTGCTCCAGTTCATGCGCGACGTGGACTGGGGGCAGCTCGATTACCTCATCCTCGATCTTCCTCCTGGCACCGGCGATATCGCGCTGACGATTTCCCAGAAGCTCCGGACGACCGGCGCGGTGATCGTGACCACCCCACAGGAGGTCGCGCTGCAGGATGTCTACAAGTCGGTCTCCATGGCGCAGAAGGTGGGCATCCCGCTGCTCGGGGTGGTGGAGAACGAGAGCTATTTCATCTGTGATGGGTGCACGAAGCGCCATGAGCTGTTCGGCTCTGGCGGTGGGCAGCGGATCGCGGAGTTCGCCGCGGCACCGCTGATCGGGCAAATTCCCATCGTGCCAGCCATTCGGGAGTGGGGAGACGCGGGGACACCCATCGTCCAGGCCGCGCCCGATAGCGAGGCGGCCAAGGCGTTCCTCTCCGTTGCCGAGCGGCTCGCCGACCGCGCGAGCGCTCAGGGGCTGTCGAGCGAGGGCGGGCCCCGCATCGACCGGAGTGGCGGGGTGAACCGTCACCTGCCGATCATGCGTTAG
- a CDS encoding acyl-CoA desaturase → MLIDHVSDLEASSSQPSSPPPAAGTVRIAGPKPPPTFGQWVNVTAILLIHVGTVIALMRGVTWKLVALAVASYVVRMFAITAGYHRYFSHRSYKTSRAFQLFLGFLGTTAVQKGPLWWASTHRVHHRFSDTERDVHSPLQRGFWYSHMGWWLGREHEHTDLEKVPDFAAYPELRWLDRNHIVGPAVLIAGLWLAGGYDAFLWGFVVSTCALMHGTFTINSLAHVIGRRRYATTDTSRNNFVLALITLGEGWHNNHHHYMNSANQGFFWWEIDISYYVLRALESVSLIWDVRRPPAQVLRRNLLSEVGERAPLLLKPKKQKTREFSSPVPTPAPHVTQHTAS, encoded by the coding sequence ATGCTCATCGACCACGTGAGCGACCTCGAAGCCTCCTCCAGTCAGCCATCCAGCCCACCTCCTGCTGCCGGCACCGTCCGGATCGCCGGCCCCAAACCGCCGCCCACCTTCGGCCAGTGGGTCAACGTCACGGCCATCCTTCTCATCCACGTGGGCACGGTGATCGCGCTCATGCGTGGCGTGACCTGGAAGCTCGTCGCCCTGGCCGTCGCCAGCTACGTCGTGCGCATGTTCGCCATCACGGCGGGCTACCACCGCTACTTCTCGCACCGCAGCTACAAGACGAGCCGCGCCTTCCAGCTCTTCCTCGGCTTCCTCGGCACGACGGCCGTCCAGAAGGGCCCGCTCTGGTGGGCCTCGACCCACCGGGTCCACCACCGCTTCTCGGACACCGAGCGCGACGTCCACAGCCCCCTGCAGCGCGGCTTCTGGTACTCGCACATGGGCTGGTGGCTCGGCCGTGAGCACGAGCATACCGACCTGGAGAAGGTCCCCGACTTCGCCGCATACCCCGAGCTGCGCTGGCTCGATCGCAACCACATCGTGGGTCCCGCCGTGCTCATCGCCGGACTCTGGCTCGCTGGCGGCTACGACGCCTTCCTGTGGGGCTTCGTGGTCTCCACCTGCGCCCTGATGCACGGGACGTTCACCATCAACTCCCTGGCCCACGTCATCGGCCGCCGCCGCTACGCGACCACGGACACCAGCCGCAACAACTTCGTGCTCGCCCTCATCACCCTCGGCGAGGGGTGGCACAACAACCATCACCACTACATGAACAGCGCCAACCAGGGCTTCTTCTGGTGGGAGATCGACATCAGCTACTACGTGCTGCGCGCCCTGGAGTCCGTCTCCCTCATCTGGGATGTGCGGCGCCCACCGGCTCAGGTGCTCCGACGCAACCTGCTTTCGGAGGTCGGTGAGCGCGCCCCACTGCTTCTGAAGCCGAAGAAGCAGAAGACGAGAGAGTTCTCCTCGCCTGTCCCGACCCCCGCCCCTCACGTAACCCAGCACACCGCTTCCTGA
- a CDS encoding ABC transporter permease: protein MTAQLKRFLASVLIAFRAVRRNKLRASLTILGITIGIAAVVTVTSLATGARERVQGQISGLGSNALLVFSRSTRTSGLRNAAEGSRLSELDVQALVREATSIRWAAPFLRSNGQVVHEGQNVTSSLIGTRLAYFSIRNWNIAEGELWSATAENIAERVVVIGKDTAATLFGATDPIGRNIRIGRHTFRVLGVLEEKGSSPFGNSQDEIVLMPSTTMRSFLLSTRPYETHAIMLSATGEGTTARAKAQTEAILRQRHRIREGEEDDFRVRSQNEFQAMQDTIYGALSALLISIAAVSLVVGGIGVMNIMLVSVTERTREIGIRMAIGAREADILTQFLMEALVLSTVGGLVGTTVGYGAILGFATALDWPMKLDPVALAIALGISTTIGLVFGFFPAQRAARMDPVQALGRE, encoded by the coding sequence GTGACCGCGCAGCTCAAACGCTTCCTCGCCTCGGTGCTCATTGCATTCCGCGCCGTCAGGCGGAACAAGCTGCGCGCCTCGCTCACCATCCTCGGAATCACCATCGGCATCGCCGCCGTGGTCACCGTCACCTCCCTCGCCACGGGCGCACGGGAGCGCGTCCAGGGCCAGATCTCCGGCCTCGGCTCGAACGCCTTGCTCGTCTTCTCCCGGTCCACCCGCACCTCGGGCCTTCGCAACGCCGCCGAGGGCTCACGCCTCTCCGAACTCGACGTCCAGGCCCTCGTCCGCGAAGCCACGAGCATCCGCTGGGCCGCCCCCTTCCTCCGCAGCAATGGCCAGGTCGTCCACGAAGGCCAGAACGTCACCTCGTCGCTGATCGGCACCCGCCTCGCCTACTTCTCCATCCGCAACTGGAACATCGCCGAAGGGGAGCTGTGGAGCGCGACCGCCGAGAACATCGCCGAGCGCGTGGTGGTCATCGGCAAGGACACTGCCGCGACCCTCTTCGGTGCCACCGATCCCATCGGTCGCAACATACGCATCGGGCGACACACCTTCCGCGTGCTTGGCGTCCTCGAAGAAAAGGGCTCGTCCCCCTTCGGGAACAGTCAGGATGAAATCGTCCTCATGCCCAGCACCACCATGCGCTCGTTCCTGCTATCGACGCGGCCTTACGAGACGCACGCCATCATGCTGAGCGCCACGGGCGAGGGCACGACCGCGCGAGCGAAGGCGCAGACCGAGGCCATCCTCCGACAGCGACACCGCATCCGCGAAGGCGAAGAAGACGACTTCCGCGTCCGCAGCCAGAACGAGTTCCAGGCGATGCAGGACACCATCTACGGCGCCCTGTCCGCCCTGCTGATCAGCATCGCCGCCGTCTCTCTGGTCGTCGGCGGGATCGGCGTGATGAACATCATGCTGGTCTCGGTCACGGAGCGCACCCGTGAGATCGGCATCCGCATGGCCATCGGCGCCCGGGAAGCCGACATCCTGACCCAGTTTCTGATGGAGGCGCTCGTGCTCTCGACCGTGGGAGGGCTCGTGGGCACCACGGTCGGCTATGGAGCCATCCTCGGCTTCGCGACCGCGCTGGACTGGCCGATGAAGCTCGACCCTGTCGCGCTGGCGATCGCCCTCGGCATCAGCACCACCATCGGCCTGGTCTTCGGCTTCTTCCCTGCACAGCGCGCGGCCCGGATGGATCCCGTGCAGGCACTGGGACGGGAGTGA
- a CDS encoding CTP synthase → MSKRTKFVFVTGGVVSSIGKGLAAASIGALMETRGLRVTHIKLDPYINVDPGTMSPYQHGEVFVTDDGAETDLDLGHYERFTLARMTRQNNFTTGRIYEAVISKERRGEYLGATVQVIPHVTDEIKLRIRAAADGADVAIVEIGGTVGDIESLPFIEAIRQLKVESGSQNALSVHVTLVPFISTSGEIKTKPTQHAVKEMRAIGIQPDILLCRCDRPLPRDIKDKIALFSNVPVDCVIAAIDVGCIYELPLALHAEGLDEKLAELLNIWARQPDLSAWQRIVERFKKPSRGSVRVGVVGKYVHLRDSYKSLHEALVHGGLYNDVGLELEYIDSEQIQQLDSAAVAERLGRLDAILVPGGFGDRGTEGKIQAIRYAREQKIPFFGICLGMQLAVVEFARHICGLTGANSSEFDSATPHAVIDLMPDQRGVIEKGGTMRLGAYPCVLEKGTIAADVYGVTSISERHRHRYEFSNKYRDPLTQKGLIFSGTSPDQRLVEMIELRDHPYFVGCQFHPEFKSRPHNAHPLFARFVRAALERQRSRVVERAKSGELSQGQQPSSTIN, encoded by the coding sequence ATGAGCAAGCGGACCAAGTTCGTCTTCGTCACAGGCGGGGTTGTTTCCTCCATCGGAAAGGGGCTTGCTGCGGCTTCGATCGGCGCGCTCATGGAGACCCGCGGGCTCCGCGTCACGCACATCAAGCTCGATCCCTACATCAACGTCGATCCCGGCACGATGTCGCCCTACCAGCACGGCGAGGTCTTCGTGACGGACGACGGCGCCGAGACCGATCTCGATTTGGGTCATTACGAGCGGTTCACGCTCGCGCGAATGACACGCCAGAACAACTTCACCACCGGCCGCATTTACGAGGCGGTGATTTCCAAAGAGCGCCGCGGCGAATACCTCGGTGCGACCGTGCAGGTCATTCCGCACGTGACCGACGAGATCAAGCTTCGCATTCGTGCCGCCGCCGACGGCGCCGACGTGGCCATCGTCGAGATCGGTGGCACCGTGGGCGACATCGAGTCCCTGCCGTTCATCGAGGCGATTCGACAGCTCAAGGTGGAATCGGGCTCCCAGAACGCGCTCTCCGTGCACGTCACGCTCGTCCCCTTCATCTCCACCTCCGGCGAGATCAAGACGAAGCCGACCCAGCACGCCGTGAAGGAGATGCGGGCCATCGGCATCCAGCCGGACATCCTCCTGTGCCGCTGTGATCGCCCTCTTCCCCGCGACATCAAGGACAAGATCGCGCTCTTCTCGAATGTGCCGGTCGACTGCGTCATCGCCGCGATCGACGTCGGCTGCATCTACGAGCTTCCCTTGGCGCTCCACGCCGAGGGCCTCGACGAGAAGCTTGCCGAGCTGCTCAACATCTGGGCACGGCAGCCCGATCTCTCCGCCTGGCAGCGGATCGTCGAGCGCTTCAAGAAGCCGTCCCGCGGCTCCGTGCGCGTCGGCGTCGTCGGGAAGTACGTACACCTCCGCGACTCGTACAAGTCGCTGCACGAGGCCCTGGTGCACGGCGGTCTCTACAACGACGTCGGCCTCGAACTCGAATACATCGACTCGGAGCAGATCCAGCAGCTCGACAGTGCAGCGGTCGCCGAGCGCCTCGGTCGCCTCGACGCCATCCTCGTCCCCGGTGGCTTCGGCGATCGCGGAACCGAGGGGAAGATCCAGGCGATCCGCTATGCTCGCGAGCAGAAGATCCCCTTCTTCGGCATCTGCCTGGGCATGCAGCTCGCCGTCGTCGAGTTCGCGCGTCACATCTGCGGCCTGACCGGCGCGAACTCGAGCGAGTTCGACAGCGCCACCCCGCACGCCGTCATCGATCTCATGCCCGATCAGCGCGGTGTGATCGAGAAGGGCGGGACGATGCGTCTCGGCGCCTACCCGTGCGTGCTCGAAAAGGGGACCATCGCCGCAGACGTGTACGGCGTGACGAGCATCAGCGAGCGGCACCGCCATCGCTACGAGTTCTCGAACAAGTACCGCGACCCGCTGACGCAGAAGGGCCTGATTTTCTCGGGGACTTCTCCCGATCAGCGCCTCGTGGAGATGATCGAGCTGCGTGACCATCCTTATTTCGTGGGCTGCCAGTTCCACCCGGAGTTCAAGAGCCGCCCGCACAACGCGCACCCGCTCTTCGCCCGCTTCGTCCGTGCAGCGCTGGAGCGTCAGCGCAGCCGCGTCGTCGAGCGCGCCAAGTCCGGAGAGCTGTCGCAAGGACAGCAGCCCAGCTCCACCATCAACTGA
- a CDS encoding ABC transporter permease: MKSFIAAVRIAFLAILRSKLRAALTVLGILIGVAAVVVVVALGTGVRQRVLQEISSMGANIIYVWPQTTQQSGARRKEPTQMTENDAEAIRKEALSVSDVTTFSSTTTQVVASERNVSTSVMGTTRTYWGIRSFTFARGESWSESDEQLKAKVCVIGETVRENLFDSKDALGQYIRIGKHPFKVVGVLARKGQSSFGEDQDDRLLMPIGSFRSRIMPAPPGKVDQIMVSATSERTVERAVKQIRDILKQRHRLDPDDEPDFSISTQAEFRKSQEVIFDTLTVLLSSIAGVSLLVGGIGVMNIMLVSVTERTREIGIRMAIGADEGDIMVQFLVEAIALSCIGGLFGLAVGVGLIFALTSVLGWSMSLPLPAVFAALGTSTAIGIIFGYLPARRAAKLDPILALRHE; this comes from the coding sequence ATGAAATCGTTCATCGCCGCGGTACGCATCGCCTTCCTGGCCATCCTGCGCTCCAAGCTGCGCGCAGCGCTCACGGTGCTCGGGATCTTGATCGGCGTCGCGGCCGTGGTGGTGGTCGTCGCCCTCGGTACGGGCGTGCGCCAGCGGGTCCTCCAGGAGATCTCCTCCATGGGGGCGAACATCATCTACGTGTGGCCTCAGACGACGCAGCAGTCCGGCGCGCGACGAAAAGAGCCCACGCAGATGACGGAGAACGACGCCGAAGCCATCCGCAAGGAAGCGCTGAGCGTCAGCGACGTCACCACCTTCAGCTCGACCACCACCCAGGTCGTCGCGAGCGAGCGCAACGTCTCGACGTCCGTCATGGGGACGACGAGGACCTACTGGGGCATTCGCTCCTTCACCTTCGCGCGCGGCGAGAGCTGGTCGGAGTCCGACGAGCAGCTCAAGGCCAAGGTCTGCGTCATCGGCGAGACCGTTCGCGAGAACCTGTTCGACTCCAAGGACGCCCTCGGCCAGTACATCCGGATCGGCAAGCACCCCTTCAAGGTGGTCGGTGTCCTCGCGCGGAAGGGACAATCGTCCTTCGGAGAAGACCAGGACGACCGACTCCTCATGCCCATCGGCAGCTTCCGCTCCCGCATCATGCCGGCCCCTCCCGGCAAGGTGGACCAGATCATGGTCTCGGCCACCTCCGAGCGCACCGTCGAGCGCGCCGTGAAGCAGATCCGCGACATCCTGAAGCAACGCCACCGCCTCGATCCTGACGACGAGCCCGACTTTTCCATCAGCACCCAGGCCGAGTTCCGCAAGTCGCAGGAGGTCATCTTCGACACCCTGACCGTCCTGCTGTCGTCCATTGCCGGGGTCTCCCTGCTCGTCGGCGGGATCGGCGTCATGAACATCATGCTCGTCAGCGTCACCGAGCGGACCCGCGAGATCGGCATCCGCATGGCCATCGGCGCCGACGAGGGCGACATCATGGTGCAGTTCTTGGTCGAGGCCATCGCCCTCTCCTGCATCGGCGGCCTCTTCGGGCTCGCCGTCGGCGTCGGCCTCATCTTCGCCCTCACCAGCGTCCTCGGCTGGTCCATGTCCCTCCCCCTCCCCGCCGTGTTCGCCGCGCTGGGGACCAGCACCGCGATCGGCATCATCTTCGGCTACCTCCCGGCCCGCCGCGCCGCCAAGCTGGATCCCATCCTCGCCCTGAGGCACGAGTGA